The following are from one region of the Etheostoma spectabile isolate EspeVRDwgs_2016 chromosome 2, UIUC_Espe_1.0, whole genome shotgun sequence genome:
- the prom1b gene encoding prominin 1 b isoform X3: MLWTSWLVLLLCWGTTSGEQQADGSDGTPARARADIHRQRSPPPVEPLDFGFVPAAVYDTHAYYEPGPIGILFHMVHAFLYVIQPNPFPKDMIVKVIQQNMGGIKLEEWRKPDNVVLLLQWIYYEVGFLTCATIGITLVVLIPIIGLCFCVCRCCENCGGEMHQRQRKNADCQRGFYTASLVATSIFIILGVLIAYAANHNVTTQIKSTRRLINTNLRDLKTFANNTPAQVEYLTAQYTTAKNKVLSDLDNIGPLLGGRIHSQLEKEVVPSLDTALRMAGAKVENAIKAMRETKEALENVSSSLEVLQEGTAKLQASLSGERASLSNTLSDPACTNGAVSQTCNTIRSTLSQLGINADFSMLPDLSHALANVNTVLKTDLSNIVQKGYSSFNDTPKLVHEQTKNIVSGVKGMLDKIGTEINSFSKMFPVEASLVNFTNFLTKGQKNIESYYPQVDQLDFYRWIGCVAALCMVVLVLAFNSLGLLCGACGYDKQATPTTRGCLSNTGGNLLMAGVGFSFIFAWVLMAIVTTLFVVGGNIEKLICEPLANRQLFKIIDTPFLVHPAKKNFLPGMLFQNPNIDLTLGSMYRDCHENNGLYHSLQLETMFNINSFLNRTVYNKDLANVFESVRVDLQDILLLEQAGRDNLINFANSGVGEIDYEAYLAEVNKGVTLVDLLSFSTDLEAQADQLPRGALENALKGHASSIRQIHREQVVPMLQAMKYVRARSTLSQSIKQLQRMSSDLPVKVTNILSAIDAAEYLITHNASHVVKRETKVFTQSLEGYFKQYTVWVKNSLTAEVAQCKPISNIVDSMEIVACSFIIDSVNTFWFGLGGCCILLIPSIIFSVKLAKYYRRMDTEDVFEDMGNTGNPGEHMCDIHGDLAVVRYEQCFCLHACRGVTWWRDVLQSL; the protein is encoded by the exons ATGTTGTGGACAAGTTGGCTCGTCCTGCTGCTCTGCTGGGGGACCACAAGCGGCGAGCAGCAGGCGGATGGGAGTGACGGGACCCCGGCTAGGGCCCGGGCGGACATCCACAGACAGCGGTCCCCTCCACCGGTGGAGCCGTTGGATTTTGGGTTTGTACCGGCAGCAGTTTATGATACCCACGCTTACTACGAGCCTGGGCCCATAGGGATCCTCTTCCACATGGTCCACGCGTTTCTCTACGTTATTCAACCAAACCCCTTTCCCAAAG ATATGATTGTTAAAgtcattcaacaaaacatgGGAGGAATCAAATTAGAAGAATGGAGAAAG CCAGATAATGTGGTCCTGTTACTACAG TGGATCTACTACGAGGTCGGATTCCTCACATGTGCGACCATTGGTATCACGTTAGTGGTCCTCATTCCCATCATAgggttgtgtttctgtgtgtgtcgaTGCTGTGAGAACTGCGGAGGGGAGATGcaccagagacagagaaagaacgCCGACTGTCAGAGAGGTTTCTACACCGCCTCGCTAGTTGCCACCTCCATCTTCATCAT tctgGGTGTACTCATTGCCTATGCTGCAAACCATAATGTCACCACCCAGATTAAGAGCACTCGGCGGCTCATCAACACCAATCTGAGAGACCTGAAGACATTTGCCAACAACACACCTGCG cAAGTTGAATACCTGACAGCCCAGTACACCACAGCAAAGAACAAAGTCCTGTCAGACCTTGACA ACATTGGACCACTGCTGGGTGGGAGGATCCACAGTCAGCTGGAGAAAGAGGTGGTTCCCTCGCTGGACACTGCACTGCGTATGGCAGGAG CAAAAGTTGAGAATGCCATCAAAG CCATGCGAGAGACCAAAGAGGCCCTAGAGAATGTCAGCTCCTCCTTGGAGGTTCTTCAGGAAGGGACGGCAAAACTTCAGGCCAGTCTATCAGGGGAGCGGGCCTCTCTGTCCAACACATTATCAGACCCTGCTTGCACTAATGGAGCTGTGTCCCAAACATGCAACACCATCCGCTCCACGCTGTCCCAGCTGGGAATCAACGCTGACTTCTCCATG CTGCCAGATCTCAGTCATGCCTTGGCCAATGTCAATACCGTCCTGAAAACAGACCTCAGCAACATTGTACAAAAG GGTTACTCATCCTTTAATGATACGCCAAAACTGGTTCATGAACAAACTAAAAACATTGTCTCAG gagtaaAAGGTATGCTGGATAAGATTGGCACAGAGATCAACAGCTTCTCCAAGATGTTCCCAGTGGAAGCGTCTCTGGTCAATTTCACCAATTTCCTCACCAAAGGACAGAAAAACATTGAGTCCTATTACCCACAGGTTGACCAATTGGATTTTTACAG GTGGATTGGGTGTGTGGCAGCGCTCTGCATGGTCGTCCTTGTCCTGGCCTTCAACAGCCTCGGACTCCTGTGCGGCGCCTGCGGCTACGACAAGCAAGCTACACCAACAACACGTGGCTGCTTATCAAATACCGGCGGCAACCTTCTTATGGC TGGGGTGGGCTTCTCTTTTATCTTCGCCTGGGTGCTGATGGCCATCGTGACCACCTTGTTTGTTGTTGGTGGCAACATTGAGAAGTTGATTTGTGAACCGCTGGCTAACCGACAGCTATTCAAG atcATAGATACACCATTTCTTGTTCATCCTGCCAAGAAGAACTTCCTTCCTGGGATGCTGTTTCAGAATCCGAACATTGACTTGACTTTGGGAAGCATGTACAG GGACTGCCATGAAAACAACGGCTTGTACCATTCTCTGCAGCTGGAGACCATGTTCAACATCAACTCCTTCCTCAACAGAACTGTG TACAACAAGGATCTGGCCAATGTGTTTGAGAGTGTGCGGGTGGACCTGCAGGACATCCTGCTGCTGGAGCAGGCAGGCAGAGACAACCTCATCAACTTTGCCAACTCTGGAGTTGGAGAGATCGACTATGAAGCCTACCTGGCTGAG gTAAATAAGGGAGTCACTCTTGTGGATCTCCTGTCCTTCTCCACTGACCTGGAGGCTCAGGCCGACCAACTG ccaCGCGGTGCTCTGGAGAACGCACTGAAAGGACACGCCAGCAGTATCAGACAGATTCACAGAGAACAGGTGGTTCCCATGCTGCAAGCAATG AAATATGTCAGAGCGCGG AGTACACTGAGCCAGAGTATCAAGCAGCTGCAGAGGATGTCCTCCGACCTGCCG gtCAAGGTCACGAATATCCTGAGTGCCATTGATGCAGCAGAGTACCTCATCACTCATAACGCCTCCCATGTGGTGAAACgg GAAACAAAGGTCTTCACACAAAGCTTGGAGGGTTACTTCAAACAGTACACAGTATGGGTTAAAAACTCG TTGACTGCAGAGGTGGCCCAGTGTAAACCCATCAGTAACATTGTGGACAGTATGGAGATAGTAGCGTGCAGCTTCATAATTGATTCAGTG aaCACATTCTGGTTTGGTCTGGGTGGCTGCTGTATCCTTCTAATCCCCAGTATCATCTTCTCCGTCAAACTGGCCAAGTATTACCGAAGGATGGACACAGAGGATGTCTTTGAAGA TATGGGTAATACAGGTAATCCTGGTGAACACATGTGTGATATCCACGGAGACCTTGCTGTGGTCAGGTATGAGCAGTGTTTCTGCTTGCATGCATGCCGCGGTGTAACTTGGTGGAGGGATGTTTTACAGAGTCTGTAG
- the prom1b gene encoding prominin 1 b isoform X14, with amino-acid sequence MLWTSWLVLLLCWGTTSGEQQADGSDGTPARARADIHRQRSPPPVEPLDFGFVPAAVYDTHAYYEPGPIGILFHMVHAFLYVIQPNPFPKDMIVKVIQQNMGGIKLEEWRKWIYYEVGFLTCATIGITLVVLIPIIGLCFCVCRCCENCGGEMHQRQRKNADCQRGFYTASLVATSIFIILGVLIAYAANHNVTTQIKSTRRLINTNLRDLKTFANNTPAQVEYLTAQYTTAKNKVLSDLDNIGPLLGGRIHSQLEKEVVPSLDTALRMAGAMRETKEALENVSSSLEVLQEGTAKLQASLSGERASLSNTLSDPACTNGAVSQTCNTIRSTLSQLGINADFSMLPDLSHALANVNTVLKTDLSNIVQKGYSSFNDTPKLVHEQTKNIVSGVKGMLDKIGTEINSFSKMFPVEASLVNFTNFLTKGQKNIESYYPQVDQLDFYRWIGCVAALCMVVLVLAFNSLGLLCGACGYDKQATPTTRGCLSNTGGNLLMAGVGFSFIFAWVLMAIVTTLFVVGGNIEKLICEPLANRQLFKIIDTPFLVHPAKKNFLPGMLFQNPNIDLTLGSMYRDCHENNGLYHSLQLETMFNINSFLNRTVYNKDLANVFESVRVDLQDILLLEQAGRDNLINFANSGVGEIDYEAYLAEVNKGVTLVDLLSFSTDLEAQADQLPRGALENALKGHASSIRQIHREQVVPMLQAMSTLSQSIKQLQRMSSDLPVKVTNILSAIDAAEYLITHNASHVVKRETKVFTQSLEGYFKQYTVWVKNSLTAEVAQCKPISNIVDSMEIVACSFIIDSVNTFWFGLGGCCILLIPSIIFSVKLAKYYRRMDTEDVFEDMGNTGNPGEHMCDIHGDLAVVRYEQCFCLHACRGVTWWRDVLQSL; translated from the exons ATGTTGTGGACAAGTTGGCTCGTCCTGCTGCTCTGCTGGGGGACCACAAGCGGCGAGCAGCAGGCGGATGGGAGTGACGGGACCCCGGCTAGGGCCCGGGCGGACATCCACAGACAGCGGTCCCCTCCACCGGTGGAGCCGTTGGATTTTGGGTTTGTACCGGCAGCAGTTTATGATACCCACGCTTACTACGAGCCTGGGCCCATAGGGATCCTCTTCCACATGGTCCACGCGTTTCTCTACGTTATTCAACCAAACCCCTTTCCCAAAG ATATGATTGTTAAAgtcattcaacaaaacatgGGAGGAATCAAATTAGAAGAATGGAGAAAG TGGATCTACTACGAGGTCGGATTCCTCACATGTGCGACCATTGGTATCACGTTAGTGGTCCTCATTCCCATCATAgggttgtgtttctgtgtgtgtcgaTGCTGTGAGAACTGCGGAGGGGAGATGcaccagagacagagaaagaacgCCGACTGTCAGAGAGGTTTCTACACCGCCTCGCTAGTTGCCACCTCCATCTTCATCAT tctgGGTGTACTCATTGCCTATGCTGCAAACCATAATGTCACCACCCAGATTAAGAGCACTCGGCGGCTCATCAACACCAATCTGAGAGACCTGAAGACATTTGCCAACAACACACCTGCG cAAGTTGAATACCTGACAGCCCAGTACACCACAGCAAAGAACAAAGTCCTGTCAGACCTTGACA ACATTGGACCACTGCTGGGTGGGAGGATCCACAGTCAGCTGGAGAAAGAGGTGGTTCCCTCGCTGGACACTGCACTGCGTATGGCAGGAG CCATGCGAGAGACCAAAGAGGCCCTAGAGAATGTCAGCTCCTCCTTGGAGGTTCTTCAGGAAGGGACGGCAAAACTTCAGGCCAGTCTATCAGGGGAGCGGGCCTCTCTGTCCAACACATTATCAGACCCTGCTTGCACTAATGGAGCTGTGTCCCAAACATGCAACACCATCCGCTCCACGCTGTCCCAGCTGGGAATCAACGCTGACTTCTCCATG CTGCCAGATCTCAGTCATGCCTTGGCCAATGTCAATACCGTCCTGAAAACAGACCTCAGCAACATTGTACAAAAG GGTTACTCATCCTTTAATGATACGCCAAAACTGGTTCATGAACAAACTAAAAACATTGTCTCAG gagtaaAAGGTATGCTGGATAAGATTGGCACAGAGATCAACAGCTTCTCCAAGATGTTCCCAGTGGAAGCGTCTCTGGTCAATTTCACCAATTTCCTCACCAAAGGACAGAAAAACATTGAGTCCTATTACCCACAGGTTGACCAATTGGATTTTTACAG GTGGATTGGGTGTGTGGCAGCGCTCTGCATGGTCGTCCTTGTCCTGGCCTTCAACAGCCTCGGACTCCTGTGCGGCGCCTGCGGCTACGACAAGCAAGCTACACCAACAACACGTGGCTGCTTATCAAATACCGGCGGCAACCTTCTTATGGC TGGGGTGGGCTTCTCTTTTATCTTCGCCTGGGTGCTGATGGCCATCGTGACCACCTTGTTTGTTGTTGGTGGCAACATTGAGAAGTTGATTTGTGAACCGCTGGCTAACCGACAGCTATTCAAG atcATAGATACACCATTTCTTGTTCATCCTGCCAAGAAGAACTTCCTTCCTGGGATGCTGTTTCAGAATCCGAACATTGACTTGACTTTGGGAAGCATGTACAG GGACTGCCATGAAAACAACGGCTTGTACCATTCTCTGCAGCTGGAGACCATGTTCAACATCAACTCCTTCCTCAACAGAACTGTG TACAACAAGGATCTGGCCAATGTGTTTGAGAGTGTGCGGGTGGACCTGCAGGACATCCTGCTGCTGGAGCAGGCAGGCAGAGACAACCTCATCAACTTTGCCAACTCTGGAGTTGGAGAGATCGACTATGAAGCCTACCTGGCTGAG gTAAATAAGGGAGTCACTCTTGTGGATCTCCTGTCCTTCTCCACTGACCTGGAGGCTCAGGCCGACCAACTG ccaCGCGGTGCTCTGGAGAACGCACTGAAAGGACACGCCAGCAGTATCAGACAGATTCACAGAGAACAGGTGGTTCCCATGCTGCAAGCAATG AGTACACTGAGCCAGAGTATCAAGCAGCTGCAGAGGATGTCCTCCGACCTGCCG gtCAAGGTCACGAATATCCTGAGTGCCATTGATGCAGCAGAGTACCTCATCACTCATAACGCCTCCCATGTGGTGAAACgg GAAACAAAGGTCTTCACACAAAGCTTGGAGGGTTACTTCAAACAGTACACAGTATGGGTTAAAAACTCG TTGACTGCAGAGGTGGCCCAGTGTAAACCCATCAGTAACATTGTGGACAGTATGGAGATAGTAGCGTGCAGCTTCATAATTGATTCAGTG aaCACATTCTGGTTTGGTCTGGGTGGCTGCTGTATCCTTCTAATCCCCAGTATCATCTTCTCCGTCAAACTGGCCAAGTATTACCGAAGGATGGACACAGAGGATGTCTTTGAAGA TATGGGTAATACAGGTAATCCTGGTGAACACATGTGTGATATCCACGGAGACCTTGCTGTGGTCAGGTATGAGCAGTGTTTCTGCTTGCATGCATGCCGCGGTGTAACTTGGTGGAGGGATGTTTTACAGAGTCTGTAG
- the prom1b gene encoding prominin 1 b isoform X16 gives MLWTSWLVLLLCWGTTSGEQQADGSDGTPARARADIHRQRSPPPVEPLDFGFVPAAVYDTHAYYEPGPIGILFHMVHAFLYVIQPNPFPKDMIVKVIQQNMGGIKLEEWRKPDNVVLLLQWIYYEVGFLTCATIGITLVVLIPIIGLCFCVCRCCENCGGEMHQRQRKNADCQRGFYTASLVATSIFIILGVLIAYAANHNVTTQIKSTRRLINTNLRDLKTFANNTPAQVEYLTAQYTTAKNKVLSDLDNIGPLLGGRIHSQLEKEVVPSLDTALRMAGAKVENAIKAMRETKEALENVSSSLEVLQEGTAKLQASLSGERASLSNTLSDPACTNGAVSQTCNTIRSTLSQLGINADFSMLPDLSHALANVNTVLKTDLSNIVQKGYSSFNDTPKLVHEQTKNIVSALPRVKGMLDKIGTEINSFSKMFPVEASLVNFTNFLTKGQKNIESYYPQVDQLDFYRWIGCVAALCMVVLVLAFNSLGLLCGACGYDKQATPTTRGCLSNTGGNLLMAGVGFSFIFAWVLMAIVTTLFVVGGNIEKLICEPLANRQLFKIIDTPFLVHPAKKNFLPGMLFQNPNIDLTLGSMYRDCHENNGLYHSLQLETMFNINSFLNRTVYNKDLANVFESVRVDLQDILLLEQAGRDNLINFANSGVGEIDYEAYLAEVNKGVTLVDLLSFSTDLEAQADQLPRGALENALKGHASSIRQIHREQVVPMLQAMKYVRARSTLSQSIKQLQRMSSDLPVKVTNILSAIDAAEYLITHNASHVVKRETKVFTQSLEGYFKQYTVWVKNSLTAEVAQCKPISNIVDSMEIVACSFIIDSVNTFWFGLGGCCILLIPSIIFSVKLAKYYRRMDTEDVFEDGQEGWN, from the exons ATGTTGTGGACAAGTTGGCTCGTCCTGCTGCTCTGCTGGGGGACCACAAGCGGCGAGCAGCAGGCGGATGGGAGTGACGGGACCCCGGCTAGGGCCCGGGCGGACATCCACAGACAGCGGTCCCCTCCACCGGTGGAGCCGTTGGATTTTGGGTTTGTACCGGCAGCAGTTTATGATACCCACGCTTACTACGAGCCTGGGCCCATAGGGATCCTCTTCCACATGGTCCACGCGTTTCTCTACGTTATTCAACCAAACCCCTTTCCCAAAG ATATGATTGTTAAAgtcattcaacaaaacatgGGAGGAATCAAATTAGAAGAATGGAGAAAG CCAGATAATGTGGTCCTGTTACTACAG TGGATCTACTACGAGGTCGGATTCCTCACATGTGCGACCATTGGTATCACGTTAGTGGTCCTCATTCCCATCATAgggttgtgtttctgtgtgtgtcgaTGCTGTGAGAACTGCGGAGGGGAGATGcaccagagacagagaaagaacgCCGACTGTCAGAGAGGTTTCTACACCGCCTCGCTAGTTGCCACCTCCATCTTCATCAT tctgGGTGTACTCATTGCCTATGCTGCAAACCATAATGTCACCACCCAGATTAAGAGCACTCGGCGGCTCATCAACACCAATCTGAGAGACCTGAAGACATTTGCCAACAACACACCTGCG cAAGTTGAATACCTGACAGCCCAGTACACCACAGCAAAGAACAAAGTCCTGTCAGACCTTGACA ACATTGGACCACTGCTGGGTGGGAGGATCCACAGTCAGCTGGAGAAAGAGGTGGTTCCCTCGCTGGACACTGCACTGCGTATGGCAGGAG CAAAAGTTGAGAATGCCATCAAAG CCATGCGAGAGACCAAAGAGGCCCTAGAGAATGTCAGCTCCTCCTTGGAGGTTCTTCAGGAAGGGACGGCAAAACTTCAGGCCAGTCTATCAGGGGAGCGGGCCTCTCTGTCCAACACATTATCAGACCCTGCTTGCACTAATGGAGCTGTGTCCCAAACATGCAACACCATCCGCTCCACGCTGTCCCAGCTGGGAATCAACGCTGACTTCTCCATG CTGCCAGATCTCAGTCATGCCTTGGCCAATGTCAATACCGTCCTGAAAACAGACCTCAGCAACATTGTACAAAAG GGTTACTCATCCTTTAATGATACGCCAAAACTGGTTCATGAACAAACTAAAAACATTGTCTCAG CTCTACCTC gagtaaAAGGTATGCTGGATAAGATTGGCACAGAGATCAACAGCTTCTCCAAGATGTTCCCAGTGGAAGCGTCTCTGGTCAATTTCACCAATTTCCTCACCAAAGGACAGAAAAACATTGAGTCCTATTACCCACAGGTTGACCAATTGGATTTTTACAG GTGGATTGGGTGTGTGGCAGCGCTCTGCATGGTCGTCCTTGTCCTGGCCTTCAACAGCCTCGGACTCCTGTGCGGCGCCTGCGGCTACGACAAGCAAGCTACACCAACAACACGTGGCTGCTTATCAAATACCGGCGGCAACCTTCTTATGGC TGGGGTGGGCTTCTCTTTTATCTTCGCCTGGGTGCTGATGGCCATCGTGACCACCTTGTTTGTTGTTGGTGGCAACATTGAGAAGTTGATTTGTGAACCGCTGGCTAACCGACAGCTATTCAAG atcATAGATACACCATTTCTTGTTCATCCTGCCAAGAAGAACTTCCTTCCTGGGATGCTGTTTCAGAATCCGAACATTGACTTGACTTTGGGAAGCATGTACAG GGACTGCCATGAAAACAACGGCTTGTACCATTCTCTGCAGCTGGAGACCATGTTCAACATCAACTCCTTCCTCAACAGAACTGTG TACAACAAGGATCTGGCCAATGTGTTTGAGAGTGTGCGGGTGGACCTGCAGGACATCCTGCTGCTGGAGCAGGCAGGCAGAGACAACCTCATCAACTTTGCCAACTCTGGAGTTGGAGAGATCGACTATGAAGCCTACCTGGCTGAG gTAAATAAGGGAGTCACTCTTGTGGATCTCCTGTCCTTCTCCACTGACCTGGAGGCTCAGGCCGACCAACTG ccaCGCGGTGCTCTGGAGAACGCACTGAAAGGACACGCCAGCAGTATCAGACAGATTCACAGAGAACAGGTGGTTCCCATGCTGCAAGCAATG AAATATGTCAGAGCGCGG AGTACACTGAGCCAGAGTATCAAGCAGCTGCAGAGGATGTCCTCCGACCTGCCG gtCAAGGTCACGAATATCCTGAGTGCCATTGATGCAGCAGAGTACCTCATCACTCATAACGCCTCCCATGTGGTGAAACgg GAAACAAAGGTCTTCACACAAAGCTTGGAGGGTTACTTCAAACAGTACACAGTATGGGTTAAAAACTCG TTGACTGCAGAGGTGGCCCAGTGTAAACCCATCAGTAACATTGTGGACAGTATGGAGATAGTAGCGTGCAGCTTCATAATTGATTCAGTG aaCACATTCTGGTTTGGTCTGGGTGGCTGCTGTATCCTTCTAATCCCCAGTATCATCTTCTCCGTCAAACTGGCCAAGTATTACCGAAGGATGGACACAGAGGATGTCTTTGAAGA CGGACAAGAGGGCTGGAactga
- the prom1b gene encoding prominin 1 b isoform X5, which produces MLWTSWLVLLLCWGTTSGEQQADGSDGTPARARADIHRQRSPPPVEPLDFGFVPAAVYDTHAYYEPGPIGILFHMVHAFLYVIQPNPFPKDMIVKVIQQNMGGIKLEEWRKPDNVVLLLQWIYYEVGFLTCATIGITLVVLIPIIGLCFCVCRCCENCGGEMHQRQRKNADCQRGFYTASLVATSIFIILGVLIAYAANHNVTTQIKSTRRLINTNLRDLKTFANNTPAQVEYLTAQYTTAKNKVLSDLDNIGPLLGGRIHSQLEKEVVPSLDTALRMAGAKVENAIKAMRETKEALENVSSSLEVLQEGTAKLQASLSGERASLSNTLSDPACTNGAVSQTCNTIRSTLSQLGINADFSMLPDLSHALANVNTVLKTDLSNIVQKGYSSFNDTPKLVHEQTKNIVSALPRVKGMLDKIGTEINSFSKMFPVEASLVNFTNFLTKGQKNIESYYPQVDQLDFYRWIGCVAALCMVVLVLAFNSLGLLCGACGYDKQATPTTRGCLSNTGGNLLMAGVGFSFIFAWVLMAIVTTLFVVGGNIEKLICEPLANRQLFKIIDTPFLVHPAKKNFLPGMLFQNPNIDLTLGSMYRDCHENNGLYHSLQLETMFNINSFLNRTVYNKDLANVFESVRVDLQDILLLEQAGRDNLINFANSGVGEIDYEAYLAEVNKGVTLVDLLSFSTDLEAQADQLPRGALENALKGHASSIRQIHREQVVPMLQAMSTLSQSIKQLQRMSSDLPVKVTNILSAIDAAEYLITHNASHVVKRETKVFTQSLEGYFKQYTVWVKNSLTAEVAQCKPISNIVDSMEIVACSFIIDSVNTFWFGLGGCCILLIPSIIFSVKLAKYYRRMDTEDVFEDMGNTGNPGEHMCDIHGDLAVVSSPYYDTLTRFPRASAPPSYSDW; this is translated from the exons ATGTTGTGGACAAGTTGGCTCGTCCTGCTGCTCTGCTGGGGGACCACAAGCGGCGAGCAGCAGGCGGATGGGAGTGACGGGACCCCGGCTAGGGCCCGGGCGGACATCCACAGACAGCGGTCCCCTCCACCGGTGGAGCCGTTGGATTTTGGGTTTGTACCGGCAGCAGTTTATGATACCCACGCTTACTACGAGCCTGGGCCCATAGGGATCCTCTTCCACATGGTCCACGCGTTTCTCTACGTTATTCAACCAAACCCCTTTCCCAAAG ATATGATTGTTAAAgtcattcaacaaaacatgGGAGGAATCAAATTAGAAGAATGGAGAAAG CCAGATAATGTGGTCCTGTTACTACAG TGGATCTACTACGAGGTCGGATTCCTCACATGTGCGACCATTGGTATCACGTTAGTGGTCCTCATTCCCATCATAgggttgtgtttctgtgtgtgtcgaTGCTGTGAGAACTGCGGAGGGGAGATGcaccagagacagagaaagaacgCCGACTGTCAGAGAGGTTTCTACACCGCCTCGCTAGTTGCCACCTCCATCTTCATCAT tctgGGTGTACTCATTGCCTATGCTGCAAACCATAATGTCACCACCCAGATTAAGAGCACTCGGCGGCTCATCAACACCAATCTGAGAGACCTGAAGACATTTGCCAACAACACACCTGCG cAAGTTGAATACCTGACAGCCCAGTACACCACAGCAAAGAACAAAGTCCTGTCAGACCTTGACA ACATTGGACCACTGCTGGGTGGGAGGATCCACAGTCAGCTGGAGAAAGAGGTGGTTCCCTCGCTGGACACTGCACTGCGTATGGCAGGAG CAAAAGTTGAGAATGCCATCAAAG CCATGCGAGAGACCAAAGAGGCCCTAGAGAATGTCAGCTCCTCCTTGGAGGTTCTTCAGGAAGGGACGGCAAAACTTCAGGCCAGTCTATCAGGGGAGCGGGCCTCTCTGTCCAACACATTATCAGACCCTGCTTGCACTAATGGAGCTGTGTCCCAAACATGCAACACCATCCGCTCCACGCTGTCCCAGCTGGGAATCAACGCTGACTTCTCCATG CTGCCAGATCTCAGTCATGCCTTGGCCAATGTCAATACCGTCCTGAAAACAGACCTCAGCAACATTGTACAAAAG GGTTACTCATCCTTTAATGATACGCCAAAACTGGTTCATGAACAAACTAAAAACATTGTCTCAG CTCTACCTC gagtaaAAGGTATGCTGGATAAGATTGGCACAGAGATCAACAGCTTCTCCAAGATGTTCCCAGTGGAAGCGTCTCTGGTCAATTTCACCAATTTCCTCACCAAAGGACAGAAAAACATTGAGTCCTATTACCCACAGGTTGACCAATTGGATTTTTACAG GTGGATTGGGTGTGTGGCAGCGCTCTGCATGGTCGTCCTTGTCCTGGCCTTCAACAGCCTCGGACTCCTGTGCGGCGCCTGCGGCTACGACAAGCAAGCTACACCAACAACACGTGGCTGCTTATCAAATACCGGCGGCAACCTTCTTATGGC TGGGGTGGGCTTCTCTTTTATCTTCGCCTGGGTGCTGATGGCCATCGTGACCACCTTGTTTGTTGTTGGTGGCAACATTGAGAAGTTGATTTGTGAACCGCTGGCTAACCGACAGCTATTCAAG atcATAGATACACCATTTCTTGTTCATCCTGCCAAGAAGAACTTCCTTCCTGGGATGCTGTTTCAGAATCCGAACATTGACTTGACTTTGGGAAGCATGTACAG GGACTGCCATGAAAACAACGGCTTGTACCATTCTCTGCAGCTGGAGACCATGTTCAACATCAACTCCTTCCTCAACAGAACTGTG TACAACAAGGATCTGGCCAATGTGTTTGAGAGTGTGCGGGTGGACCTGCAGGACATCCTGCTGCTGGAGCAGGCAGGCAGAGACAACCTCATCAACTTTGCCAACTCTGGAGTTGGAGAGATCGACTATGAAGCCTACCTGGCTGAG gTAAATAAGGGAGTCACTCTTGTGGATCTCCTGTCCTTCTCCACTGACCTGGAGGCTCAGGCCGACCAACTG ccaCGCGGTGCTCTGGAGAACGCACTGAAAGGACACGCCAGCAGTATCAGACAGATTCACAGAGAACAGGTGGTTCCCATGCTGCAAGCAATG AGTACACTGAGCCAGAGTATCAAGCAGCTGCAGAGGATGTCCTCCGACCTGCCG gtCAAGGTCACGAATATCCTGAGTGCCATTGATGCAGCAGAGTACCTCATCACTCATAACGCCTCCCATGTGGTGAAACgg GAAACAAAGGTCTTCACACAAAGCTTGGAGGGTTACTTCAAACAGTACACAGTATGGGTTAAAAACTCG TTGACTGCAGAGGTGGCCCAGTGTAAACCCATCAGTAACATTGTGGACAGTATGGAGATAGTAGCGTGCAGCTTCATAATTGATTCAGTG aaCACATTCTGGTTTGGTCTGGGTGGCTGCTGTATCCTTCTAATCCCCAGTATCATCTTCTCCGTCAAACTGGCCAAGTATTACCGAAGGATGGACACAGAGGATGTCTTTGAAGA TATGGGTAATACAGGTAATCCTGGTGAACACATGTGTGATATCCACGGAGACCTTGCTGTGGTCAG CTCACCCTATTATGATACTCTGACCCGGTTCCCTCGGGCCTCTGCTCCCCCGAGCTACTCCGACTGGTGA